In Methanobrevibacter sp. TMH8, one genomic interval encodes:
- a CDS encoding glutamine amidotransferase, translated as MCGIAGIVYKDKKLHNVGDDMTKMLHALQHRGPDSAGFAIYGGMGLEENEYILNIQVADKKGLLHTVQDAINVKTPIKEDEIIPSIDESFIYKCKIALDNFHDLKPLITSIDSIGDSMTGFNVCRANADSDVIVLNGSHSFQMIKDVGSVYEIADRYNTRDIKGTHGIGHTRFSTESNVDRYHAHPFQTYIVKDITVVHNGQITNYWKVRDPLERKGHKFETNNDTECLVHYIADKLDTGYSLEEALEQSVEDMDGPFSYIIGTPNGIGIAKDKLGLRPGIMAENDDVFAIASEEIALHEVMDTRDVEQISPGEVRVYEI; from the coding sequence TTGTGTGGAATAGCTGGAATCGTTTATAAAGATAAAAAATTACATAATGTTGGAGATGATATGACAAAGATGTTACATGCTCTTCAACATAGAGGACCAGATTCTGCAGGATTTGCAATCTACGGAGGAATGGGTCTTGAAGAAAATGAATATATTTTAAATATTCAAGTAGCTGATAAAAAAGGATTACTCCATACTGTTCAAGATGCTATTAATGTTAAAACTCCTATTAAAGAGGATGAAATTATTCCTTCTATAGATGAATCATTCATATATAAGTGTAAAATAGCTCTTGATAACTTTCATGATTTAAAACCACTTATTACTAGTATTGATAGTATTGGTGATAGTATGACTGGATTTAATGTTTGCAGGGCTAATGCTGATAGTGATGTTATTGTTTTAAATGGAAGCCATTCTTTCCAAATGATAAAAGATGTTGGTTCTGTTTATGAAATAGCTGATCGTTATAATACTCGTGATATAAAAGGAACTCATGGTATTGGTCATACTAGATTTTCTACTGAAAGTAATGTAGATCGTTATCACGCTCACCCATTTCAAACTTATATTGTAAAAGATATAACTGTTGTTCATAATGGTCAAATTACAAATTATTGGAAAGTAAGAGATCCATTAGAGAGAAAAGGACATAAATTTGAAACTAACAATGATACAGAATGTCTTGTACATTACATAGCTGATAAGTTAGATACAGGTTATTCTCTTGAAGAAGCTTTAGAACAATCTGTAGAAGATATGGATGGTCCATTTTCTTATATTATTGGAACTCCAAATGGTATTGGAATAGCTAAAGATAAATTAGGTTTACGTCCTGGAATTATGGCAGAAAATGATGATGTTTTTGCTATAGCTTCAGAAGAAATAGCTCTTCATGAAGTTATGGATACTCGTGATGTTGAACAAATTTCTCCTGGAGAAGTAAGGGTTTATGAAATATAG
- the pdxT gene encoding pyridoxal 5'-phosphate synthase glutaminase subunit PdxT — protein MIKIGILNLQGAVSEHLEMTQKTIERMNMENEIIAIPVRYADEVAQCNGIIISGGESTVIGKLIKERGIDKVIKDNQIPVFGTCAGMVLLSKKTDYDQEILGIMDVEVKRNAFGRQKDSFENEVNIFGTTYPGVFIRAPAVSSILDSNADNNLNNEDINAVNNLDKVEILSELDSNIVAVKQGNNMAMSFHPELTCDTRLHEYYLNEVIKLNKNV, from the coding sequence ATGATTAAAATAGGAATATTAAACCTACAAGGTGCAGTAAGTGAACACCTTGAAATGACTCAAAAAACTATTGAAAGGATGAATATGGAAAATGAAATTATAGCTATCCCAGTAAGATACGCTGATGAAGTAGCTCAATGTAATGGAATTATCATTTCTGGTGGAGAAAGTACAGTTATTGGTAAACTTATTAAAGAAAGAGGGATTGATAAAGTAATTAAAGATAATCAAATTCCTGTTTTTGGAACTTGTGCTGGAATGGTTCTACTTTCTAAAAAAACCGATTATGATCAAGAAATTCTTGGAATCATGGATGTTGAAGTAAAAAGAAATGCATTTGGCAGACAAAAAGATTCTTTTGAAAACGAAGTCAATATCTTTGGAACTACCTATCCTGGTGTTTTCATAAGAGCTCCTGCGGTTTCATCTATTCTTGATAGTAATGCTGATAATAATCTCAATAATGAGGATATTAATGCGGTAAATAATCTTGATAAAGTTGAAATATTGTCTGAACTTGATTCAAATATTGTAGCTGTAAAGCAAGGAAATAATATGGCAATGTCTTTTCATCCAGAGCTTACTTGTGATACTAGATTACATGAATATTATCTTAATGAAGTTATAAAATTGAATAAAAATGTTTAA